The following proteins come from a genomic window of Natronosalvus vescus:
- the mce gene encoding methylmalonyl-CoA epimerase, with protein MRYDHAGIATDDANELASLYADLFDVEVVHEETFNGMTVVFLDFGNGYFELLEPQEDGTIATYLERHGPGIHHLALETDDIESALDRARELGIECIDEEPRPGAWGHDVAFLHPRDTGGILLEFVEH; from the coding sequence ATGCGTTACGATCACGCCGGAATCGCAACCGACGACGCCAACGAGCTGGCCTCGCTGTACGCAGACCTCTTCGACGTCGAGGTCGTTCACGAGGAAACGTTCAACGGGATGACCGTCGTCTTTCTGGACTTCGGAAACGGGTACTTCGAATTGCTCGAGCCCCAAGAAGACGGCACCATCGCGACCTACCTCGAGCGCCACGGGCCCGGCATTCACCACCTCGCGCTCGAGACCGACGACATCGAGAGTGCGCTCGATCGAGCGCGGGAACTCGGGATCGAGTGTATCGACGAGGAGCCACGACCGGGCGCGTGGGGTCACGACGTCGCATTCCTGCACCCGCGGGATACCGGTGGTATCTTACTCGAGTTCGTCGAGCACTGA
- a CDS encoding aldo/keto reductase, with amino-acid sequence MTDLTIESTVDIDDASIPALGFGTASMTGSDCADAVDWALEAGYRHLDTATMYDNEEAVGDGLTAADVSRDEVFVVTKVHPDDAAYDDVLESANGSCDRLGIETIDLLLLHAPSEEYPLEITLDAMNHLQDEAVVDHIGVSNFSVSQLEEAVEISETPIVTNQVKYHPYNRQDALLEYCIEEDIALTAYSPLAKGDVVGEDRLVEIGDQYGKSAAQIALRWLLQQPQVVAIPKASSREHVEANADVFDFELSAEEMHTTFELSGEVPPFAR; translated from the coding sequence ATGACTGACCTGACGATCGAATCGACAGTCGACATCGACGACGCGTCGATCCCCGCCCTCGGGTTCGGCACCGCATCAATGACGGGATCGGACTGTGCGGATGCCGTCGACTGGGCGCTCGAGGCCGGCTATAGACACCTCGATACGGCCACGATGTACGACAACGAGGAGGCCGTCGGGGACGGACTCACGGCGGCGGACGTGTCCCGGGACGAAGTATTCGTGGTCACGAAGGTACACCCCGACGATGCCGCGTACGACGACGTTCTCGAGTCGGCGAACGGGAGCTGTGACCGGCTCGGCATCGAGACGATCGACCTGCTGTTGCTCCATGCCCCGAGCGAGGAGTATCCCCTCGAGATCACGCTGGACGCGATGAACCACCTCCAGGACGAGGCGGTCGTCGATCACATCGGCGTCAGCAACTTCTCGGTGAGTCAACTCGAGGAGGCCGTCGAGATTTCAGAGACGCCGATCGTCACGAACCAGGTGAAGTATCACCCGTATAATCGCCAGGACGCCCTGCTCGAGTACTGCATCGAGGAAGATATCGCGCTGACGGCGTACTCGCCGCTCGCGAAAGGCGACGTCGTCGGCGAGGATCGGCTCGTAGAGATCGGTGACCAGTACGGCAAATCCGCCGCCCAGATCGCGTTACGGTGGTTACTCCAGCAGCCACAGGTCGTGGCGATTCCGAAAGCCTCGAGTCGAGAGCACGTCGAGGCCAATGCCGACGTGTTCGATTTCGAGTTATCGGCCGAGGAGATGCACACAACCTTCGAACTGAGTGGCGAAGTTCCACCGTTCGCCCGGTAA
- a CDS encoding DUF7344 domain-containing protein, with translation MDEHRLDIDLDTLQSLERRLPLDDIFDVLSDDCARYTLYCLDDQPTIALEQLADVVAGMRATATDTVTTPSEHERIRIRLYHVSLPKLESLEFIEYDVDTRMVTRANVPPDVYELLDIDQS, from the coding sequence ATGGACGAGCATCGACTCGATATCGATCTCGACACGCTCCAATCCCTCGAGCGTCGCCTCCCGCTAGACGACATCTTCGACGTGCTGTCGGACGACTGTGCTCGGTACACCCTGTACTGCCTGGACGATCAGCCAACGATAGCGCTCGAGCAACTCGCGGACGTCGTCGCAGGGATGCGTGCAACGGCAACGGACACCGTCACGACGCCGAGCGAGCACGAGCGCATTCGTATTCGGCTCTATCACGTCTCTCTTCCCAAACTCGAGTCGCTCGAGTTTATCGAGTACGACGTCGACACACGGATGGTCACCAGAGCGAACGTTCCCCCGGACGTCTACGAACTCTTAGATATCGACCAGTCCTAG
- a CDS encoding GNAT family N-acetyltransferase, whose product MYVRDAKNREEVWLLDHIEAMGLDDTAFRSRDYVVAIDEVSGEKAGFGRIRIHKPDDGDDVCELTSIGVLEEWRGQGVGAHVIERLIEYAGDEGFVTVYTLTGDGAYLARFGFSRIDESALPAVLQDRLAAKREGVDPDAVPLAIDAAEFQMPSHLRDAFKQATASAGSDTADEDSPEDFGIDPEKATYKYDTGRR is encoded by the coding sequence ATGTACGTGCGGGACGCGAAAAACCGGGAAGAGGTCTGGCTTCTCGACCATATCGAGGCGATGGGACTCGACGACACGGCGTTCCGCTCACGTGATTACGTCGTCGCCATCGACGAAGTCTCCGGGGAAAAAGCCGGGTTCGGACGCATTCGGATCCACAAACCCGACGACGGTGACGACGTGTGTGAGCTCACGAGTATCGGCGTCCTCGAGGAGTGGCGCGGGCAAGGCGTCGGCGCACACGTGATCGAACGGCTGATCGAGTACGCCGGTGACGAGGGGTTCGTAACGGTCTACACGCTCACCGGTGACGGTGCGTATCTCGCCCGTTTCGGCTTCAGCCGAATCGACGAGTCCGCCCTACCAGCGGTCTTACAGGATCGACTGGCAGCCAAGCGGGAGGGAGTCGACCCCGACGCGGTTCCCCTCGCCATCGACGCGGCGGAATTTCAGATGCCCTCACACCTCCGGGACGCATTCAAGCAGGCGACTGCGTCCGCGGGTAGCGACACTGCTGACGAGGATTCACCGGAAGACTTCGGCATCGATCCCGAAAAAGCGACGTACAAGTACGACACGGGTCGACGCTAA
- a CDS encoding DICT sensory domain-containing protein has translation MDTLTDAFERVERRRKTLEVYAVDDSVRSELERQFSTQNVRIVHHAFPSKTDLGFVVIRDSNGEFRAALGLEKLQAIISPEIQPPWELSDLDSTDVFDFLENTIFTAYDRRQMLAATREIEERAWRTDSGTLHTGFQTSTAFAKQAPIYDRFAHDSSVSVRVFFDGDPAVTNDSDSSLEVTPDAGAEIGEHWFVLFDGGPTDRNASGLLAREREPGRYYGFWTYDPGFVEEIMSYVRTAVDSH, from the coding sequence ATGGATACACTTACCGATGCGTTCGAGCGCGTCGAACGCCGACGAAAAACGCTCGAGGTGTATGCAGTCGACGACTCGGTTCGCTCGGAACTCGAGAGGCAGTTTTCGACGCAGAACGTCCGAATCGTCCACCACGCGTTCCCGTCGAAGACGGATCTCGGATTCGTCGTCATCCGGGATTCGAACGGGGAGTTTCGCGCCGCGTTGGGCCTCGAGAAACTGCAGGCGATCATCTCCCCGGAGATTCAACCACCGTGGGAACTTTCGGATCTCGATTCGACAGACGTATTCGACTTTCTCGAGAACACCATCTTTACGGCGTACGATCGTCGCCAGATGCTGGCGGCGACTCGCGAGATCGAAGAGCGCGCCTGGCGAACTGACAGCGGAACCCTGCACACCGGCTTCCAGACGTCGACTGCGTTCGCCAAACAGGCGCCGATCTACGATCGGTTCGCTCACGACAGCAGCGTATCGGTACGGGTTTTCTTCGATGGGGATCCAGCGGTCACGAACGACAGCGATTCCAGCCTCGAGGTCACCCCTGATGCGGGGGCCGAAATCGGCGAGCACTGGTTCGTGCTGTTCGACGGTGGGCCAACCGACAGAAACGCCTCCGGGTTGCTCGCCAGGGAACGCGAACCCGGCCGATACTACGGCTTCTGGACGTACGATCCCGGATTCGTCGAGGAGATCATGTCCTACGTTCGGACGGCCGTCGACAGCCACTAA
- a CDS encoding acyl-CoA mutase large subunit family protein: MFDSDDLEAIREGEASWHADQVEPVLERFGERNETFTTDTGGQEVDRLYTPADVADRDYDEDLGFPGEPPYTRGVYSTGYRGRLWTMRQYAGFSTPEDTNERFHYLLDQGQTGLSMAFDLPTQMGYDSDAEMSAGEVGKAGVAIDSLEDMETVFDGIPLDDVSTSMTINAPASVLLAMYIAVGDRQGVDRSALRGTIQNDLLKEYIARNTYIYPPEPSMRIITDIFEFCAEEVPKFNTISISGYHIREAGSTAAQELAFTLGNGLEYVESAIDAGLDVDDFAPQLSFFFNGHNNIFEEVAKFRAARRMWHDLMDERFDAQNPKSKQLKFHTQTAGSMLTAQQIENNVVRVAYQALAAVLGGTQSLHTNGKDEALALPTEKSVRTALRTQQILAHESGAADTVDPLAGSYYVESLTDEVEADAYEILEEVDGRGGMRRAIEQQWVQRQIQDTAFERQHEIEKRERIIVGVNEFEVDEEPEMDVQEVTEEDERRQIRRLESVQSDRDEEAVEATLEALREAARGEDNLMPYIIDAVKAYATVGEVCNVLRDEFGEYTPGSAV; encoded by the coding sequence ATGTTCGACTCCGACGATCTCGAGGCCATCAGGGAGGGGGAAGCGAGCTGGCACGCAGACCAGGTCGAACCAGTGCTCGAGCGCTTTGGCGAGCGAAACGAGACGTTCACCACGGACACCGGTGGACAGGAAGTCGACCGCCTGTACACGCCGGCTGACGTCGCCGACCGCGACTACGACGAGGATCTCGGGTTCCCTGGCGAACCACCGTACACGCGAGGCGTGTACTCGACGGGGTATCGTGGACGGCTGTGGACGATGCGTCAGTACGCCGGCTTCTCGACGCCCGAAGACACTAACGAGCGCTTCCACTACCTGCTCGATCAGGGTCAGACCGGGCTCTCGATGGCGTTCGACCTGCCGACCCAGATGGGCTACGACTCCGACGCCGAGATGTCCGCCGGCGAGGTCGGCAAAGCCGGCGTGGCGATCGACTCCCTCGAGGACATGGAGACCGTCTTCGACGGGATTCCGCTGGACGACGTCTCGACGAGCATGACGATCAACGCGCCCGCCTCGGTGTTGCTCGCGATGTACATCGCCGTCGGCGACCGCCAGGGGGTCGACCGTTCCGCTCTGCGGGGAACCATTCAGAACGACCTTCTGAAGGAGTACATCGCGCGCAACACCTATATCTACCCGCCCGAGCCGTCGATGCGGATCATCACGGACATCTTCGAGTTCTGTGCCGAGGAGGTGCCGAAGTTCAACACCATCTCCATTTCGGGCTATCACATCCGCGAGGCCGGATCGACCGCCGCCCAGGAACTTGCCTTTACGCTGGGCAACGGCCTCGAGTACGTCGAATCGGCGATCGACGCGGGTCTCGATGTCGACGACTTCGCCCCGCAGCTCTCGTTTTTCTTCAACGGTCACAACAACATCTTCGAGGAGGTCGCGAAGTTCCGGGCGGCCCGACGGATGTGGCACGACCTGATGGACGAGCGCTTCGACGCGCAGAACCCCAAGTCAAAGCAACTCAAGTTCCACACCCAGACGGCCGGGTCGATGCTCACCGCCCAGCAAATCGAGAACAACGTCGTCCGCGTCGCCTACCAGGCGCTCGCGGCCGTCCTCGGTGGCACCCAGAGCCTCCACACCAACGGGAAGGACGAGGCGCTCGCCCTGCCGACCGAGAAGTCGGTTCGAACCGCACTGCGAACCCAGCAGATTCTCGCCCACGAATCCGGCGCGGCGGACACGGTCGACCCTCTCGCCGGAAGTTACTACGTCGAGAGCCTCACCGACGAGGTCGAAGCCGACGCTTACGAAATCCTCGAGGAGGTAGACGGACGCGGCGGGATGCGTCGAGCGATCGAACAACAGTGGGTGCAGCGCCAGATCCAGGATACGGCGTTCGAACGACAGCACGAAATCGAAAAGCGAGAGCGAATCATCGTCGGCGTCAACGAGTTCGAGGTCGACGAAGAACCCGAGATGGACGTCCAGGAGGTCACCGAGGAGGACGAGCGCCGTCAGATTCGTCGCCTCGAGTCCGTTCAGAGCGACCGGGACGAGGAAGCCGTCGAGGCGACACTCGAAGCCCTCCGCGAGGCCGCACGCGGCGAGGACAACCTGATGCCGTACATCATCGACGCCGTCAAAGCGTACGCGACCGTGGGTGAGGTCTGTAACGTCCTGCGAGATGAGTTCGGCGAGTACACGCCTGGCAGCGCGGTCTGA
- a CDS encoding YbjQ family protein has protein sequence MLLTTTETVPDSEVVEILGVARGNTVEARNVGRDITQGIRNVFGGELKAYSDLLTKARDEAITRMEADAESMGADAVINVRLETSQITDGGSEVMAYGTAVRLR, from the coding sequence ATGTTACTCACCACTACTGAAACGGTTCCCGATAGCGAAGTCGTCGAAATCCTTGGCGTCGCACGCGGAAACACCGTCGAGGCGCGAAACGTCGGCCGGGACATCACCCAGGGCATTCGGAACGTCTTCGGCGGCGAACTCAAGGCCTACTCCGATCTGCTCACCAAAGCCCGCGACGAAGCGATCACGCGGATGGAAGCCGACGCCGAATCGATGGGAGCCGACGCCGTCATCAACGTCCGCCTCGAGACCTCCCAGATCACCGATGGCGGATCGGAAGTGATGGCCTACGGAACGGCCGTCCGGCTTCGGTAG
- a CDS encoding hydantoinase B/oxoprolinase family protein: MSTTPPNEPDAATVEVVRNYLTSAATEMQRTLIRTAYNTIIYEILDFGISLYDRDRNLIADSPGLALFLGANDFALEKLIEHVGEENMEPGDVFIMNYPYWSSTHTLDVGVFAPIFREGADADADDNELIGYAATRAHWLDLGAKDAGYVLDSTDVHQEGVIFPGTKVYKAGEPDEEVLDLIRFNSRIPDKVIGDLNAQIAAIRTGKRRLRELYDKYGSSTVDECIDRIHDHGERTARDAVRDLPDGTWSAVDYADGSTGELIRIEVEVTIDGEEFSVDFSGSSDQVEGPLNIPLGMTETVCKLCFKSITTPTEVSNAGQYAPLSVHAPEGNLFNASYPAPTFTIWTGIVSIDVVYKALAKALPETIPASSGGDLNDIMLYGEDPETGRQFVEANNDAVGWGATNDHDGANAVMHISETMVQNIPVEVFENKAPISFDELSLRTDSGGAGEYRGGLGLRRDFRIDHPVGALSIIQKTKKPGWGIDGGKPGAKNGIVLDLDEDADERVQILVDNTDLYDDGNTWAGFFRGNFVPGEVISNRTGGGGGYGEPFDREPEAVLEDVRDGYVSRGAAEDEYGVVITDELEIDADATRARRSDSTN, translated from the coding sequence ATGAGTACTACTCCACCGAACGAACCGGACGCTGCGACCGTCGAGGTCGTCAGGAACTACCTCACCTCTGCGGCGACGGAGATGCAACGCACCCTGATCAGAACCGCCTACAATACGATCATCTACGAGATTCTCGACTTCGGCATCTCGCTGTACGACCGGGATCGAAACCTGATCGCGGACTCACCCGGACTCGCCCTGTTCCTCGGTGCGAACGACTTCGCCCTCGAGAAACTGATCGAGCACGTCGGCGAAGAGAACATGGAACCCGGCGACGTGTTCATCATGAACTACCCCTACTGGAGTTCGACCCACACGCTCGACGTCGGGGTGTTCGCTCCCATCTTCCGGGAGGGAGCTGACGCTGACGCCGACGACAACGAACTGATCGGCTACGCAGCCACGCGAGCCCACTGGCTCGACCTCGGTGCCAAAGACGCGGGGTACGTACTCGACTCGACGGACGTCCATCAGGAAGGGGTCATCTTCCCCGGCACGAAGGTGTACAAAGCCGGCGAACCCGACGAGGAAGTGCTCGACCTCATCAGATTCAACTCTCGTATCCCGGACAAGGTCATCGGCGACCTCAACGCCCAGATTGCAGCGATTCGAACGGGTAAACGCCGCCTTCGGGAGCTTTACGACAAATACGGCTCCAGCACTGTCGACGAGTGTATCGACCGTATCCACGACCACGGCGAGCGGACGGCACGAGATGCCGTTCGCGATCTCCCTGACGGAACGTGGTCGGCGGTCGACTACGCCGACGGGTCGACTGGTGAGCTGATTCGAATCGAGGTTGAGGTGACCATCGATGGCGAGGAGTTCAGCGTCGACTTCAGCGGCTCGTCCGACCAGGTCGAGGGGCCGCTCAACATCCCGCTGGGAATGACCGAGACAGTCTGTAAACTCTGTTTCAAGTCGATTACCACCCCGACGGAGGTGTCTAATGCAGGCCAGTACGCACCGCTGTCGGTGCATGCCCCCGAGGGTAATCTGTTCAACGCGAGCTATCCAGCACCCACGTTTACCATCTGGACCGGCATCGTCAGCATCGACGTGGTCTACAAGGCGCTCGCGAAGGCGCTTCCCGAGACGATTCCGGCGAGTTCGGGTGGAGACCTCAACGACATTATGTTGTACGGAGAGGATCCCGAAACCGGCCGCCAGTTCGTCGAGGCCAACAACGACGCCGTCGGCTGGGGAGCGACGAACGACCACGACGGAGCGAACGCAGTCATGCACATCAGTGAGACGATGGTGCAGAACATTCCCGTCGAGGTCTTCGAGAACAAAGCCCCCATCTCGTTCGACGAACTGTCCCTGCGAACCGATTCAGGCGGTGCGGGCGAGTATCGTGGAGGACTCGGGTTGCGTCGTGACTTCCGCATCGATCACCCGGTCGGCGCGCTCTCGATCATCCAAAAAACCAAGAAACCGGGCTGGGGGATCGATGGGGGCAAGCCCGGCGCGAAAAACGGCATCGTGCTAGACCTGGATGAAGACGCCGACGAGCGCGTTCAGATACTCGTCGACAACACCGACCTGTACGACGACGGCAACACATGGGCCGGGTTCTTCCGGGGGAACTTCGTCCCCGGTGAGGTCATCTCGAATCGTACTGGCGGCGGTGGCGGCTACGGTGAGCCGTTCGACCGAGAGCCTGAAGCAGTCCTCGAGGACGTCAGAGACGGCTACGTCTCTCGAGGCGCCGCCGAAGACGAGTACGGAGTGGTCATCACGGACGAACTCGAGATCGACGCCGACGCGACTCGAGCGCGACGCTCGGATAGTACCAACTGA
- a CDS encoding HAD family hydrolase, producing the protein MERYDLVYRLYDEFDTKTLQEYQEFVDVFPPIDSRVALEHWQDASDELEGRKDEIRSTFAAGETFAEIASRATRDQAFTALDLEAKYGRAVNVLVLDVDETLRSAGGTDNEIPRDTLHVLTEFHEAGVPIVICTGQTLENVKGFAIQGLGSEIVHSGTLSIVYEAGNGVFTPGHGADTKQLLYADLDPEIRDIFDTLRARMLPEAPESLRRGCHLQGNEFNVTMKPNYETGSNRAREIIDEALVHMIDQLGRAVSGALEGEEAISLDDETAADLGVDPTIAATRAFYADADPEIRAVLEQQGAYPDIGVAAVPDAIASLFERIDVAYYEADAAEIGSLELNKVAGVEHALSVLDVAEPFALVMGDSKSDLRVMEWVAENDAGIAAAPEHASRDTLDHVLTSDELVFDRGKSVDVLRTVYALNHLARLN; encoded by the coding sequence ATGGAACGTTACGACCTCGTCTACCGCCTCTACGACGAGTTTGACACGAAGACCCTCCAGGAGTACCAGGAGTTCGTCGACGTCTTTCCGCCGATCGACTCGCGGGTCGCCCTCGAGCACTGGCAGGACGCCAGCGACGAACTCGAAGGCCGCAAAGACGAAATTCGCTCGACTTTCGCCGCCGGTGAAACGTTCGCCGAAATCGCCTCACGAGCCACGCGCGATCAGGCCTTTACCGCGCTCGACCTCGAGGCGAAGTACGGTCGTGCGGTGAACGTCCTCGTGCTTGACGTGGACGAAACCCTTCGCTCGGCCGGGGGGACGGACAACGAGATCCCACGAGACACCCTGCACGTCCTCACGGAGTTTCACGAGGCCGGCGTCCCGATCGTCATCTGTACCGGCCAGACGCTCGAGAACGTCAAAGGGTTCGCCATTCAGGGATTGGGCAGCGAAATCGTCCACTCCGGCACGCTTTCTATCGTCTACGAGGCGGGGAACGGGGTCTTCACGCCGGGTCACGGCGCGGACACCAAGCAACTGCTGTACGCGGATCTCGACCCGGAGATTCGCGACATCTTCGACACCCTTCGGGCGCGGATGCTCCCCGAAGCGCCCGAATCCCTCCGCCGTGGGTGTCACCTCCAGGGCAACGAGTTCAACGTTACGATGAAACCCAACTACGAGACCGGCTCGAACCGAGCTCGCGAGATCATCGACGAGGCCCTCGTCCACATGATCGACCAGTTGGGTCGGGCCGTCTCGGGCGCACTCGAGGGTGAGGAAGCGATTTCACTCGATGACGAAACGGCAGCGGATCTCGGCGTCGATCCCACTATCGCCGCCACCCGCGCCTTCTACGCCGATGCCGATCCAGAGATCAGAGCCGTCCTCGAGCAACAGGGGGCCTATCCCGACATCGGCGTCGCTGCCGTCCCCGACGCGATCGCGAGCCTGTTCGAGCGAATCGACGTGGCCTACTACGAGGCCGACGCCGCCGAGATCGGTAGTCTCGAACTCAACAAGGTGGCCGGCGTCGAACACGCGCTGTCGGTGCTCGACGTCGCGGAGCCGTTCGCCCTCGTGATGGGCGACTCCAAGAGCGATCTCCGCGTGATGGAGTGGGTTGCGGAGAACGACGCTGGAATCGCCGCTGCGCCGGAGCACGCCTCGCGGGACACCCTGGATCACGTGCTCACCTCCGACGAACTCGTCTTCGATCGCGGGAAGAGCGTCGACGTGTTGCGGACGGTCTACGCACTGAATCACCTCGCGCGGCTCAACTGA